A section of the Triticum dicoccoides isolate Atlit2015 ecotype Zavitan chromosome 7A, WEW_v2.0, whole genome shotgun sequence genome encodes:
- the LOC119331338 gene encoding myb-related protein Hv33-like, whose amino-acid sequence MQLAAKVGDQMEERKAPGSGRALSHGAHLPESDRPPPAPPLFLLYLRLDLPLLAATIVSLSLSSRLFSSISSPRFSARCRPAMAKQSCCHKKRLRRGLWSPEEDEKLMNHIAMYGHGCWSSVPKLAGLERCGKSCRLRWINYLRPDLKRGTFSQEEEDLIIHLHSMLGNKWSQIAAQLPGRTDNEVKNFWNSYIKKKLRERGIDPATHKPLAEATTTSPTACRAVFSDAELVPTTAALAQDQVEKMLDSLKMPLDWPVGGVAGNGVPESYQMPSLQEGCAFHMGALQQHCGAIPSASSSSTLTAADVGAALPWLELGPTDTISGHVDQYAGALGELRWSDYFDGALQGQCVYDSGMVDDDAVQFDDVHGLSSWC is encoded by the exons ATGCAGCTAGCGGCAAAGGTAGGGGATCAGATGGAGGAGAGGAAGGCACCCGGGTCAGGCAGGGCACTCTCCCACGGTGCACACCTACCTGAAAGCGACCGCCCGCCCCCtgcgcctcctctcttcctcttataCCTCCGCCTCGATCTCCCTCTCCTCGCTGCCACCATCGTGTCTCTATCCTTGTCCAGCcgtttgttttccagtatatcctcGCCGCGTTTTAGTGCGCGCTGCCGACCGGCCATGGCGAAGCAGTCGTGCTGCCACAAGAAGCGGCTGAGGAGAGGGCTCTGGTCCCCGGAGGAGGACGAGAAGCTCATGAACCACATTGCCATGTACGGCCACGGCTGCTGGAGCTCCGTTCCTAAGCTTGCAG GACTTGAGAGGTGTGGCAAGAGCTGCAGGCTGAGGTGGATAAACTACCTGAGGCCAGACCTCAAGCGGGGCACATTCTCGCAGGAGGAGGAGGACCTCATCATACACCTCCATTCCATGCTAGGAAACAA GTGGTCACAGATTGCCGCGCAGCTGCCCGGCCGGACGGACAACGAAGTCAAGAACTTCTGGAACTCATACATCAAGAAGAAGCTGagggagcgcggcatcgaccccgccaCCCACAAGCCGCTGGCCGAGGCCACCACCACGTCGCCCACCGCGTGCCGAGCGGTCTTCAGCGATGCCGAGCTCGTCCCAACAACGGCGGCGCTGGCCCAGGACCAGGTGGAGAAAATGCTGGATAGCCTGAAGATGCCGCTGGACTGGCCCGTCGGCGGTGTCGCCGGCAACGGGGTGCCCGAATCCTACCAGATGCCGAGCCTTCAGGAAGGCTGCGCCTTCCACATGGGCGCGCTGCAGCAGCACTGCGGCGCCATCCCGTCCGCGTCGAGCTCCAGCACGTTGACGGCAGCTGACGTCGGCGCCGCCCTGCCGTGGCTGGAGCTCGGGCCGACCGACACCATCTCCGGCCACGTCGACCAATACGCCGGCGCTCTGGGCGAGCTCAGGTGGTCTGACTACTTTGACGGCGCCCTGCAGGGGCAGTGCGTCTACGACAGCGGCATGGTCGACGACGACGCTGTGCAGTTCGACGACGTCCATGGGTTAAGCAGCTGGTGCTAA